From the Luteitalea sp. genome, the window CAACGACGGCGGAGTCGATGTTGCCGTCAACACGCTCGACGGCCCGCCGCTCGTCGCGCGGAACGCGGGCGATGGTCGCGGTCACTGGCTCACGGTGGAGCTCCGCGGCGACCCAGAGCAGCAGTGTCCGAGGGACGCCATCGGCTCGGTGGTGTTCGTGACCGCCGGCAAACGCCGGCTCCGTGGCGAGGTCGCGAGTGGGCGCAGCTACCTGTCACAGTCGGACCTGCGGGTGCACTTCGGTCTCGGCGCGGCCACCACGATCTCGCGCATCGAGGTCCGCTGGGCGAACGGTCCTGCCGAGACGTACCCAGGACCAAGCGTCGATAGCCTGGTCGTGGTCGATCAGGCGCGTGGTGTGCTCTCCGGCAATCGGTGAGCGGGTTATGACGTGGTGTAACCGGAAAGGTGACCGTGTGAACAAACCACAGGAAAGGCCTGGACGCACGATGAGTCGCCGGGAGGCGCTCCGGCTGACCGGAGCGGTCATGGCCGCCCCTCTGGTCGCCGGCCCCACGGCGTCGTTGCAAGCCCGCAGAACAAAACGGGTGGTCATCATCGGGGGAGGCATCAGCGGTCTTTGCACGGGCTACGAGCTGGCGAAGCGCGGTCATGACGTCACCGTCCTGGAAGCCAGTGGGCGGCCCGGAGGTCACGTTCGCACGATTCGTGATCCGCTGGCCGACGGGTTGTATGCAGACGGTGGCGCGGAGCACTTCACTCGGCCTGGATACGAGCGGTTCTGGGGCTACGTCCAGGAGTTCAATCTACCGGTGTCGCACTGCGCCCAACGTGACGAGACTTCCCGTTACATCGAAGACCGGTGGTATGCGGAAGAAACGTTGCACGATGCTCGCGTTCTGGAGCAGATGGGTTTCAATCAGAGGGAACGCAAATATCTGGCGGACCATCCGTGGCCGGAGCTGGGCCTGCTCTATTACCAGCCCTATCTGGACCGTTTCACGGACGAGTATCGTCCTTTCGAAGCCGGGCTCGACGAGCTGGACGACATTTCCATTAGCGATCTGCTCGAAAAGGATGGCGCTTCAGCGGCCGCAATCAATTACTTGGGCGGGCCCAGCTCGGCCCTGCACGTCTTGTGGCATGCCGCCATCCTTGCACTTCGTGGCGTCGCGCTCTTCCCGCAAGAGGTCTTTCGCATCACCGGCGGCAATCAGCGCATGACCGACAGCTTCGCCGAAAGGCTGGGCGACAGTCTGTTACTGGGCTGCCCCGTGAGCGCCATCGAGCACGGCAACACAGGGGTAACGGTTACCTACAGCGGCTTCGGCCGGACGAGACAGTTGGAAGCGGACTATGCAGTGGCCTGCATCAATCTCTCGATGCTCCGGAAGATCTCGGTCACACCCGCGTGGCCGCAGAGCAAGAGCTACGCGATCCGGAACGTTCCGTACTATTCCAACACTCGTATCATCTTCCAGTCCCGGAGCCGCTTTTGGGAAAGAGACGAGTTGAGCCCGAACCGGGCGCTCGGGCAGCCTGGCCTCTCCACTGTCTGGCAAATGGCTGCGGAAGTGGAGACGGGAAGGGGCTTACTGGAAGGCGCAGCGCCCGGCGTCGTCTCGGCGGAGCAAGCGCTGAAGACCTTTCGGGGACTCTATCCCGGGAAATCAGAGAACATCGAGCAGGCGTACGTCGTCAACTGGGCGCTGGACCCCTGGGCCGCGCTGTGTGAGACGACG encodes:
- a CDS encoding FAD-dependent oxidoreductase, with product MSRREALRLTGAVMAAPLVAGPTASLQARRTKRVVIIGGGISGLCTGYELAKRGHDVTVLEASGRPGGHVRTIRDPLADGLYADGGAEHFTRPGYERFWGYVQEFNLPVSHCAQRDETSRYIEDRWYAEETLHDARVLEQMGFNQRERKYLADHPWPELGLLYYQPYLDRFTDEYRPFEAGLDELDDISISDLLEKDGASAAAINYLGGPSSALHVLWHAAILALRGVALFPQEVFRITGGNQRMTDSFAERLGDSLLLGCPVSAIEHGNTGVTVTYSGFGRTRQLEADYAVACINLSMLRKISVTPAWPQSKSYAIRNVPYYSNTRIIFQSRSRFWERDELSPNRALGQPGLSTVWQMAAEVETGRGLLEGAAPGVVSAEQALKTFRGLYPGKSENIEQAYVVNWALDPWAALCETTLYAPGQLRRIWPHVIEPVGRIYFAGAYADNLNWGMEAATRSANRVADAINEA